AAACCCTACATTCTCCATACCCTGGACCCATCAACTCAAAAATAATACGCAGCTCAGTTCCCCTTGTGATAAGTCCAGACACCAGCTGAGAGGCTCCTGCACACCATGTGAGCATCATACTACCAGTATTGAAGCCAGGAGGAAAATATGTGTCACCTTCTTGCCATATTCCCTTCTCCCAGCACAGCACCTCACAATTGAGAGGAAAACCTCAACTCGTAGCTTGtccctggggagaaaaagagaggactGGACCATACATTAAAGGGTCTCATTTTCAGGAGCAGCCTGAGGGACTTATTTTATGTCTTGCCTGAGTCTGAGTACGCAGAGGGAAGAGCCCCACGTTGGGAACCACTGAGAACAAAGGTGATGGTCTGAACTAGTGCACACTCACTGGAAATAGCCCTCCCCATAGCTTAATGCAGAGCGAGCAAGGCAAAACCCCTCAAATCCCAGCTTttcccaaaaacaaaaactaaaaagtgttggcaaggatgtagacaAATTCGaccacttgtgcactgttggtaggaatggaaaatggtgcagacactatgaaaaacagtataacattttctcaaaaaattaaaactggatctaccacatgatccagcaattccacttctgtgtatgTAGACAAAGGATTTGACATTAGGATCTCGATAGCTATCTGCACTCACATATTCActgcagaactatttacaatagccaagatgtggaagcaactaaatgtccatggacagatcaatggataaagaaaatgtggtattatctcactcctgggcatatatccagaaggaaccctaattcaaaaagacacctgcaccccaatgttcatagtggcactatttacaatagccaagacgtggaaagaacctaaatgtccatagacagatgactggataaagaagctgtcatatatttatacaatggaataccattcagccataaaaatgacaacataatgccatttgcagcaacatggatgtccctggagaatgtcattctaagtgaagttagccagaaagagaaaggaaaataccatatgctgtcactcatatgtggaatctggaaaaaaaaccagaagactaatgaacttaaatataaaacagaaacagactcgagacatagaatacaaacttgtgggaGGTGGGTAGGGAccgactgggagtttgagatttgtagatactgacaggtatatatagaatagataaacaagtttatactgtatagcacagggaaatatagttaagatcttgtagtagttcatggtgaaaaagaatatgaaaacaagtatatgtatattcatgtatgaatgAAAAACTGTgcatgtacaccagaaatggacacaacattgtaaactgactataactcaattaaaaaaaagaaaatgtggtatatacatacgataggatattattcagccttaagaaagaaggaaatcctgcaatatatgacaacatggatgaaacttgaggacattatgcaaaGCAAAATAAGCTAGCCGCAGAAGGACAAATAGTGCATAATACTACTACTTATATGAGATATCTAAAATAATGATACTCATGCCTTAAATTTAAACTATCTTTGCCATAtagattttaacatttattgttaaataattttctttttgtacgTGTATCAGTTCTGGGTATCAAGAGGTTAAATTGCCTACTCATGTAATATGATAAGCTATTAAATTCTCTCTGCGTCCCATGAACACACTCTAAGTAGAGATAAATATGATGGTGCTGGAAAGAAGAGTAATGGCACTACTAGAATAGTGGGTtgcatttattctttattgattATGGATACTTTCCTTAACAGTCATGTGCATTAAAGGAAAATTGTGAGCCagtaaaataaaccagacagagaaacagaaatactgtgtgatatcccTCAAgtgcggaatcttaaaaaaaaaaaaaaaaaaaaggttgaactcatagaaacacaGTAGAATGGTGGCTTCCAGGGTTGGAATACGCAGGAAATAGTAGGTCTGGCCATGCCCGGTCTGCTGGACCCACAGGGAAGTTCATGAGGGGTTTGTGAAGAGGGATTCCAGTGGTTTTGTTGACATTCACAGTGCTTCCCCAGAGCCCAAACAACACACACTGATTTACTACTGATTacaatttattctttctttctgtccctctgcATCTCTTGCCATGTGACCAACCCACACAAAACTGTCTTGGGTTCAGGGCTACTTCACAGAGGCACACAATTCCATTGGTTCCAGTCACAGGGCATGGGGGTATTATGTAGATTGTGACTAATTTTCTGTACGATTTTATTGGCTTTGTCTGTATGGTTATACACAGGGAAGCCAAGTTTGTCCAGAGCCTGGGTATGGACAAACAGCATATGGGAGATCAGACCCTGGCCCCGGTACTCAGGCAAGGTGGCCCCCATCCGAATCTCTCCTGTCTGGTCCAGCAGGGACCAGGTCACAGGGGTCCCCTCAGGTCCCAGAAGGCAGACGCTGGGGAAGGTCTGGATACAGCGCTTGATGAATCTCTGGCTCCTCTCATTGCCACCGAAAGACCAGAATTTATTCACTAAGGCGGCGTGGGTAGGATCCAAGGATGAGAGTTTAAACATCTCTTGATTACTATtgagcagaagggaaaagaacagCCCATAAATCACACATTGTGGAGTATTACATTTGTTTGCCCCCAAATTGTCTTCAGACAATTACCAATGCAAATGAGAACACAGACAAAAGTATAGCTTCTGCAGCCAGTCTAACTGGATTCACAATCtagctagctgtgtgatctggagCAGGCAACATaatgtctctctgcctccatttcttctttatagaGTGAGGCTATTGATCGTCCCTTCCTCAAAAATGGATATGAATATTATAAGAGTGATTGCATCATAAGTACATAGGACTTGTACCCACAAACAATaagacatacataaaaattaagtattgtTCTTTTCAGCAATGCAGTGACTCTCCAGTTAATATGGAGGGTtgatattatccccattttacagataagaaaaataggTCAACAGAAAATAGAGTGCCCAAAAGCACATGCTAGCAAGCTGTATGTAAAGCCAGAACTTAGAATCATGGAATCTTAGAATGTTGGTGTCAGAGGCTTCTTGGCCACAGTGGGAAGCTAAAGTCCAGACAGGGGCAATAGTGGGGAGTGCAGGCAGCCCCCGAGTTAAACACTGAAGTCTGAAGGCTACTACAGGCCATGAAGGTTCTACAGAAGGTGTCCTGGAAAGAGCCCATGATGTGAAACTGGGAGGTCTAGACTCAAGTTCGTTATGCCCTCAACCACCCATGTGACCAACAAGTCATTTCATCATCTGAGCTTGTGTTCTGtcaggaaaatggggataatatctGGTTGGCTTTTCAGCAGGTGAATCGGCATAATCCACATTGCATACCAAAGGCATCACCGTAGAAGTGGATAGTAGAGAGGCAAGGGTGAATGTAGGGAGACAATTTGGGAGGCTACTTCATTGGTGAAAGATGTGGGTAGTGCAGAGCATCTTTTTTCAAACTCACATGGCCTTGGGGCTGCTGGATCTAAGAGGTAAGTTCTTTGTCTCCGGTAAGGAAGGAAGCAATTTCCTTACCGATACAGGCATCATATAGAGAATGCACTGTGTTTGCTTGACCTTCACGAATTTAGTGCTTGCAAGATTCCGTATCAACTCATCCAGGCTGGACTGTGAACCTATAGAGGTAAAGTTAGGAGAGAAGTAATTGCCCATTTGTATGCTACAAGAAGCTTCCCAACAGAAGTGTATACAGGAGTTAAAGGCAGGCAGTGCTGCTTCTGGTGCTGCCAATGACCATGTGACAATGGCCACGTCACTCCCTGAGCATGTTTTCTCCTTTGCAGTGCAGGTATAACTGGAAATCCTGACAATATCACTGTGAAATTAAAGGagaagaagtattttaaaaaatagtagccAACCTGGCATGCACACATATCACGTGCCCGGGTATTTGTCTaatatcacatttaatccttacatTGACCCTGTTTTaggtacttttattattttcattttttatatgtgAGGGAACTGAATACTAGATAAGTCACAttacttgctcaagatcacaaaaCAAATACCAGGCAGAGCACAGATGCCACCCTAAGGAATCTGACTCAAGCGACAGCTGTTCTTGTGACCAGGGAGGTGCTCTGTGGTACAAGGAACTGTCATTCTAATTCTAGGAATGGAAGACCAGAAGGGGAGCTCTGCTCTCACACCAAATCCCCTTAAGGGATCCTGAATATGTCTGCAAATTATAGCATGAATCCTCAGCTAACAAGAACATACATTACTCACAGTTTCATGTAAGAACCCCATGGTTTGCAATGTTTGAATTCAACTCCACCGAAGAGGTGGTGGCAGCTGATGCAAGAAATGAACATCAAGCTGAGTGTCTGGGGTTtggtaaaaggaaataaaggttgAAGGGGAATGTACTGAGGATAAAAAGTGACCCTACAGATGTAGACATGAGCAGCCCCAACAGCCAACACAGATCCCAGATCCCATACGTACTTTGGATCTGCAAATGTTGTTTCCAGTTGATGACATCTGATGCGCTAAGGGATTCTTGACAGTTCTTGAGATCCTTAGTATAGACTTGGTAAGTGTTGGTGTAGTGGTCAAAGTCATCTGTCATCTCCTTTTGGGTTGGGTAATGTgaataaatcaaattaattatACCCAGTGATTGGAATGTTTGTGCTTGTTATTACACAATATGCCGTTTTACAGCCTTAAACATTGATATTTTTCTTGATGTACTATCGTCATTTCTGAATCACTTACATCACGAGACTAAGTCAGGGACTTAATGAATTATTCCACTGGTGAGTAAGAAAAACTTGCTGAACTAGGTATTTGTATGTTGCATTACAATTCCCAATCTACCAAACATGCACCAGTTTAGAAAGCATTCTTCAATAATTCTATAATCCTCAGGCGAAGGAACGAATTTTTGTCAAAGACAAGCTTCCATTGCAAGAGTAAATACTACTCTGTTTCAAAGAGTCTCAGAACAAAAGGATTATgaacacaatattgaaattaaCACAAGTAATCTTGTATTAGAATTCTCATTCATATGTGATAAAGCTATACAGAATGGAGACACATGACGCactattgttaaaataaaatttacattcccaacaaaaTTGAAACACAAAATTTGCTCAAAAAGATCTCCTcaaaatgagcaaataaaagaTGAGATTATTTGAAGATGAAATCAGGAGTCAGAGAGCAGTGACCCAACAAGGGTAGAATAGCTGGAAAGTGTTGCACAGGAATGCACTCATATCAATGAACTTGGTGTTGATAACACTGACAAATGTACTTTAAAGATCACATAAAAGAGCAAATGTTAttccatttttagattttaataattaatttaattatctttatttttgtattctgtttaatttggtatttttttaaaactactatgcttttaaattttacatgtaaataatttatGTCAAAATGATACTATACAGTTACCTATTTTTGCATGCAAGAacttttacttcatatttttcaatatgcttataacacatttatatttgaaatgtattagCCACTTagtttgagtgtttttaaaaaatctggtacTGAATATACATATCCAAATATAAgcattgtaatttttctttatatttcactAACATTATTCATATTTACCTTTACATATTTTAGGTGTCAttttctctgcttggaatgcACATTCTGTTCTTGTTAACCTGTCAAAAAGCTATTAATCTTCAAAATTCAGTGTTGGTGAAATATCTGATATGAAGGCTCTTGGATCCATCCCTGCATCCCCTGACATCTGTAGTTTTAATCATCTCTTGGCCAATGCTACTTCTGTATCTTGTATGTTTTTGTACATCTTCAAACCATGTTGTAATTGATTTGCTCGTCTGATTTCCCTTGAGGCTGTGAAGTTCTTGAAGACAAGGGCTTGTCCACCATCACTGAGATTCATTTTATCATCCCTAGGGTCTACCACATTGCCAGGTGCATGGTAGGCAAGTAGCAAATATCAACACAAATGCACATTCACTCTACACATTCATTCATCTGGTACCTTACCTGCTCCTGAGGGCGGATAACCACTGTATTAAAATCAGGCCACTTGTCCACCAGGGCCTTTAGGTTGAACGGGTTTCCCTGGTTCATGTGGAAGACGGTCCCATAAACCTGGAATATTCCAACAAAGTGAGAGGGTTGGCTTATTAAGAAGTGCCTTGTGTTTGATCAGGACAAagtttatttctgtgaaatcaggATAAGTGTCTGATGGGGCATATGTTTCAGTCTTCAGATCCTATTTTATTACTCCAAATGGAAATAGATTTTTGGATCAAACCATGAgaatattatatgaatatattttaaaacatggatacattgaatgaattaaaaatcatCCACTATCACATTTGTAGAATTTAGTGTTATATCTTtccattctatttcatttatttacatacacacatacactttttaaaCAATGAAGTTAACTAATACACATTAGTTTAATGTCTATTCTCCCTACATTTACACAAAGCAATGAGCATATTTCTACGTTAATAAACACAAATCTacataatcttttattttttattgagttatagtcagtttacaatgtagtgtcaatttctggtgtacagcaaaatttGTCAGCATTatgtaatcatttttaatgactgtgtaATATCCATTAAAGGGAAGGACTCTAATTCAATTTTACTATCTCTTATTGCTGGTCATTtcagtgttttctaatttttaagtttaatagcTTATTCTTCAATGAACTTTTTTTCATACATCTCTGAAAATATGCCCGTTATTATAAATCCTAGGAGAATTTCTAGGTCAAACATCAACTActgtttaaagattttttttcttacacgtCTCCAAAGTACCT
This Camelus ferus isolate YT-003-E chromosome 10, BCGSAC_Cfer_1.0, whole genome shotgun sequence DNA region includes the following protein-coding sequences:
- the LOC102512072 gene encoding glycine N-phenylacetyltransferase isoform X2, with the protein product MKKVYGTVFHMNQGNPFNLKALVDKWPDFNTVVIRPQEQEMTDDFDHYTNTYQVYTKDLKNCQESLSASDVINWKQHLQIQSSQSSLDELIRNLASTKFVKVKQTQCILYMMPVSVRKLLPSLPETKNLPLRSSSPKAINQEMFKLSSLDPTHAALVNKFWSFGGNERSQRFIKRCIQTFPSVCLLGPEGTPVTWSLLDQTGEIRMGATLPEYRGQGLISHMLFVHTQALDKLGFPVYNHTDKANKIVQKISHNLHNTPMPCDWNQWNCVPL
- the LOC102512072 gene encoding glycine N-phenylacetyltransferase isoform X1 — protein: MFHLQGPQVLQMLEKSLRKSLPESLKVYGTVFHMNQGNPFNLKALVDKWPDFNTVVIRPQEQEMTDDFDHYTNTYQVYTKDLKNCQESLSASDVINWKQHLQIQSSQSSLDELIRNLASTKFVKVKQTQCILYMMPVSVRKLLPSLPETKNLPLRSSSPKAINQEMFKLSSLDPTHAALVNKFWSFGGNERSQRFIKRCIQTFPSVCLLGPEGTPVTWSLLDQTGEIRMGATLPEYRGQGLISHMLFVHTQALDKLGFPVYNHTDKANKIVQKISHNLHNTPMPCDWNQWNCVPL